A section of the Paenibacillus yonginensis genome encodes:
- the queC gene encoding 7-cyano-7-deazaguanine synthase QueC yields MLKDEKAVVVFSGGQDSTTCLYWAIQQFREVETVTFMYGQRHSLEIECAKSISKELGIKNTVLDMSLLGQLTENALTRSDIDIAQEEGSLPNTFVDGRNHLFLSFAAVMAKQVGARHLVTGVCETDFSGYPDCRDTFVKSLNVTLNLAMDYQFVIHTPLMWLDKAQTWQLADDLNAFDFVRERTLTCYNGVIGDGCGECPACKLRKAGLDRYLSARAEGVRL; encoded by the coding sequence ATGCTTAAAGATGAAAAAGCGGTTGTCGTGTTCAGCGGCGGCCAAGACAGCACAACCTGCCTGTACTGGGCCATTCAGCAGTTCCGCGAGGTAGAGACCGTTACCTTTATGTACGGGCAGCGCCACAGCCTGGAAATTGAATGCGCCAAGTCCATTTCTAAAGAACTGGGCATCAAAAATACGGTGCTCGACATGAGCCTGCTCGGCCAGCTGACCGAAAATGCCCTTACCCGCAGCGACATCGACATCGCCCAGGAGGAGGGCAGCCTGCCCAACACGTTTGTGGATGGACGCAACCACCTGTTCCTCAGCTTTGCGGCTGTTATGGCCAAACAAGTCGGAGCCAGACACCTGGTGACCGGCGTATGCGAAACCGACTTCAGCGGATATCCCGACTGCCGGGATACGTTCGTCAAATCGCTGAACGTTACGCTTAACTTGGCCATGGATTACCAGTTTGTTATTCATACGCCTTTGATGTGGCTGGATAAAGCCCAAACATGGCAGCTTGCCGACGATTTGAACGCATTTGATTTCGTGCGCGAACGGACGCTCACCTGCTATAACGGCGTCATCGGCGACGGCTGCGGCGAATGCCCGGCCTGCAAGCTGCGAAAAGCCGGTCTGGACCGCTACCTATCCGCACGCGCGGAAGGTGTCCGTCTATGA
- a CDS encoding cation diffusion facilitator family transporter: protein MQSSYDNIKQGEKGALLSIVVYLLLSAFKLIFGYHAHSEALLADGLNNATDIVASIAVFAGLKISRKPPDSDHRYGHYRAETVASLIASFIMFAVGLQVLYQAIMKFREPEAASPDWVAAWVALFCAVIMYVVYRYNSGLARRIRSSALNAAAQDNRSDALVSIGAFAGILGAQFGLVWLDPLAALVVGFIICKTAWSIFREATHNLTDGFDAGQLEDIRQTVQRTPGVAAIIDLRARINGNNTLVDATIGVDERMSVAESHAITEEIERRILDRYEIEYVHIHIEPYKPASGERAAGRQ, encoded by the coding sequence GTGCAAAGTTCCTATGATAATATCAAACAAGGTGAAAAAGGAGCCCTGCTCAGCATTGTCGTTTATCTCCTGCTCTCCGCTTTCAAACTTATATTCGGTTATCACGCCCATTCCGAAGCGCTTCTGGCCGACGGCCTGAACAACGCGACCGACATCGTTGCTTCCATAGCCGTATTCGCCGGTCTGAAAATATCCCGCAAGCCGCCGGACAGCGATCACCGTTACGGCCATTACCGGGCAGAGACGGTTGCTTCCCTGATCGCCTCCTTTATCATGTTCGCGGTTGGCCTTCAGGTGCTCTACCAGGCGATCATGAAATTCCGCGAACCGGAAGCCGCATCGCCGGATTGGGTGGCTGCCTGGGTCGCCTTATTCTGCGCTGTCATCATGTACGTGGTCTACCGCTACAATTCCGGCCTGGCCCGCCGCATCCGCAGCAGCGCTTTAAACGCAGCCGCCCAGGACAACCGCTCCGACGCCTTGGTCAGCATCGGCGCTTTTGCAGGCATTCTTGGAGCCCAGTTCGGTCTGGTTTGGCTCGACCCGCTTGCCGCCCTCGTTGTCGGTTTTATCATCTGCAAAACGGCCTGGTCGATCTTCCGTGAAGCTACACACAATCTGACCGACGGCTTTGACGCCGGGCAGCTGGAGGATATTCGCCAAACGGTTCAGCGCACGCCGGGCGTTGCCGCCATCATCGACCTGAGGGCGCGGATTAACGGCAACAACACGCTGGTGGATGCCACCATTGGTGTTGATGAGCGGATGAGCGTAGCCGAAAGTCATGCCATTACAGAAGAAATTGAGCGCCGAATTCTGGATCGTTATGAAATCGAATATGTGCATATCCATATTGAACCTTATAAACCGGCTTCCGGCGAACGGGCCGCTGGACGGCAGTAA
- the speD gene encoding adenosylmethionine decarboxylase has product MKLTREERIQLHGFNNLTKSLSFNMYDICYTRTKEERLAYLEYIDEQYNADRLTDILKQVADIIGAHVLNVAKQDYEPQGASVTMLVSEGPVDGAAEESFEETPGPLPGLVLMHLDKSHITVHTYPEYHPDEGISTFRADIDVSTCGEISPLKALNYLIHSFDTDIMTMDYRVRGFTRDISGHKLFIDHEISSIQNFIPDDIRDLYDMIDVNVYQENIFHTKCRLRRFDLDNYLFGYTKDKLSEADQRAITERLKREMDEIYYGKNMA; this is encoded by the coding sequence ATGAAACTGACACGTGAAGAGCGCATCCAGCTCCACGGCTTCAATAATCTCACCAAGTCTTTGAGCTTTAATATGTATGACATCTGCTACACCCGTACGAAAGAAGAGCGCCTTGCTTATCTGGAATATATTGACGAGCAGTACAATGCCGACCGGTTAACCGATATTCTGAAGCAGGTCGCCGATATTATAGGAGCTCATGTCCTGAACGTGGCCAAACAGGATTACGAACCGCAAGGCGCCAGCGTCACCATGCTCGTCTCCGAAGGCCCCGTTGACGGCGCTGCAGAGGAATCCTTTGAAGAAACCCCCGGCCCGCTTCCCGGACTGGTTCTCATGCATCTCGATAAAAGCCATATTACGGTTCATACGTACCCCGAATATCACCCGGACGAAGGAATCAGTACCTTCCGCGCTGACATTGACGTGTCGACCTGCGGGGAAATTTCCCCGCTCAAGGCGCTGAATTATTTAATCCACTCGTTTGATACGGATATCATGACGATGGATTACCGGGTCCGGGGGTTCACCCGCGATATCAGCGGGCACAAGCTTTTTATCGATCACGAAATCAGCTCCATCCAGAATTTTATTCCGGATGACATCCGGGACCTGTACGACATGATTGACGTGAATGTGTATCAGGAGAATATTTTTCACACCAAATGCAGACTGAGACGGTTCGACCTGGACAATTATTTGTTTGGGTATACGAAAGACAAGCTGAGCGAAGCTGATCAACGGGCCATTACGGAGCGCTTGAAACGCGAGATGGACGAAATCTATTACGGGAAAAATATGGCGTAG
- a CDS encoding radical SAM/SPASM domain-containing protein — protein MKTFKKVYIEITSVCNLACSFCPQTARKANFMKPEMFNDILDQIKPHTNHIYLHVKGEPLLHPKIDLLLDAAHEKGFKVNITTNGTLLHKAGAKILGKPALRQMNFSLHSFDGHEGSEDREGYVGSVLRFAREAAEQGVLISFRLWNLTEDNLTNAQRQRNRETLSMLEKEFELAYKIEEKVEPGKGVKIAKNIYLNQDYEFQWPSLSAPEDDGKGFCHGLRTQAGVLVDGTVVPCCLDGEGVINLGNVQSSSFSEIVESERANNLFYGFSRREAVEELCRKCGYRKRFGTGA, from the coding sequence TTGAAAACATTCAAAAAAGTTTATATCGAAATTACAAGCGTATGTAATCTGGCATGCAGCTTCTGCCCCCAGACGGCACGAAAAGCCAATTTCATGAAACCGGAAATGTTCAATGACATTCTGGATCAGATTAAACCGCATACAAACCATATTTATCTTCATGTTAAGGGCGAGCCGCTGCTTCATCCCAAGATCGACCTGCTGCTCGACGCCGCCCATGAGAAAGGCTTTAAGGTCAATATTACAACCAACGGTACGCTGCTGCACAAAGCCGGGGCCAAAATTCTGGGCAAACCGGCGCTGCGTCAGATGAATTTCTCGCTGCACAGCTTTGACGGCCATGAAGGCTCGGAAGACCGCGAAGGCTACGTCGGTTCCGTGCTCCGGTTCGCCAGGGAAGCCGCAGAGCAAGGCGTACTGATCTCTTTCCGTTTATGGAATCTGACCGAAGACAACCTGACCAACGCTCAGCGTCAGCGGAACCGCGAAACCCTTTCCATGCTGGAGAAAGAATTTGAGCTTGCTTATAAGATCGAAGAGAAAGTCGAGCCCGGCAAAGGCGTTAAGATCGCCAAGAACATCTACCTGAACCAGGATTATGAATTTCAGTGGCCGAGCCTCAGCGCGCCGGAGGATGATGGCAAAGGCTTCTGCCATGGTCTGCGCACACAGGCCGGCGTACTGGTAGATGGAACCGTTGTCCCGTGCTGCCTGGATGGCGAAGGGGTCATCAATCTCGGCAACGTGCAGTCCAGCAGCTTCTCCGAAATCGTGGAAAGCGAACGGGCGAACAACTTGTTTTATGGTTTCTCTAGAAGAGAAGCCGTGGAAGAGCTGTGCCGCAAATGCGGTTACCGCAAAAGATTCGGAACCGGCGCTTAA
- a CDS encoding GAF domain-containing protein, giving the protein MEQLPLLFEELSRLTGVPDIAYHQIVEGHLEPVLKTKTDHLGIEKWKQTHAANPVYIENDKLLQSIIARPHTAVVQDVKNDPRSVDEFFLFGIDSIMILPVVEEGTVEGIVVVASIGQLHYFGQEEIQRAERLVEQYRSVFQILG; this is encoded by the coding sequence GTGGAACAATTGCCTTTGCTATTTGAAGAACTTAGCCGGCTTACCGGTGTACCTGACATTGCCTACCATCAAATTGTGGAGGGCCATCTCGAACCGGTGCTCAAGACCAAAACCGATCATTTGGGGATCGAGAAGTGGAAGCAGACGCATGCCGCGAACCCGGTTTATATCGAGAACGACAAGCTTCTTCAGTCCATCATTGCCCGGCCGCACACCGCTGTGGTGCAGGACGTCAAAAATGATCCCCGTTCCGTTGATGAATTTTTTCTCTTCGGCATCGACAGCATTATGATTTTGCCGGTTGTGGAGGAAGGAACCGTGGAAGGCATTGTAGTCGTGGCCTCTATCGGACAACTTCATTATTTTGGACAAGAGGAAATTCAGCGCGCCGAACGTCTGGTGGAACAATACCGGAGTGTTTTTCAAATTCTTGGATAA